The window TGATCAACGGCCCGTTCCGGCTTGGCGAGACCGAAATCGTCCCGGTCCGGCTCGAACACGGCCGGGCGCACGTGATCGGGTTCGTTTTCCGGCAGGGATCGCGCTCCCTGGCAGCGTACCTCAGCGATTGTAAAAGGGTATTTGAGCCGGATCTGGAATTGCTGGCCGGGGTCGACACCTTGATTCTGGGCACCCCGTGTTTCAAATCGCTTCCTACCCACATGAATCTGGCTGAGGGCCTGGCGTTTTCGAAGGTCGTGGGGCCCCGTGCAACGTGGTTGACTCACCTCAGCCATGACTTTTTGCATGCTGCGGTGGAGAAAGAGTTGCCGGACAACGTTCAACTCGCTTACGACGGGCTGCGCCTGGAATTGGGGTGAGATGACGCTGGTCCTGCTGCGCCGGCTGCTGCTTTCAGCCCTGGCGCTGGGCGCCGCCCTGCCCCAGGCGGCTGATGCCGATGAGTCCCTCGCAAAGGCCGTGGTCGTCGTCTACAACGAAACGGCTCCGGAAAGTAAACGGTTGGCAGAGTATTATGCCCGGCGTCGCGGGATCGACCCGTCGCACCTTGTCGGGTTGGCCTGCTCGCAAGACGAGGAGATTGACCGGGACGCTTACGACCAGCAGCTTGCCGAACCCCTGCGCCGTACCTTCGAGCGGAATCACTGGTGGGAAGTAAGGACCGGCGCGGATGGCCAGAAACAGGTTACGGCAAACTCGATCCGCTTCGTCGCGCTGATCCGCGGGATCCCGCTGAAAATTCGTTTCAGGGCGATTTACCCCGGTGATCATCCGGACCCTGACACCCCGTACGGCATGAAGAACGAGGCGGCGGTGGATTCCGAACTCGCCGGTCTGGGCCTTTTCAGCCGTCAGATTTCCGGTCTGCTCAGGAATCCTTATTTTCGCAGCTTCAAACCGATCACGGACCCTGAAACCGACCCGGGCCTGATGCTGGTGGCGCGCCTTGATGGCCCCGCCCCGGCCGATGTCACCCGGATGATCGATGACGCGATCGCAGCCGAGAAAAACGGGTTGTGGGGCTGGACGGTGATTGATGAGCGCGCGATCCAGGACCCGGCCTACAAACCGGGGGACGACTGGCTGGAAGGGATCGTCGAGGAAGCCGGACGGCTCGGGCACCCGGTGCTGGTTGACCGGCAGCCGGGACTGATTCCCTCAGGGTTCCCCCTCAACAACGTGGTTTTATACTTCGGCTGGTACTCCGGACAAGCGGATGGCGCGCTGGCCGATCCGGGTTTCCGGTTTCAGCCGGGAGCGATTGCCGTGCACATTCATTCCTTCAGCGGCGCCAGCGTGCAAACCGCCGATCGTTTCTGGGTCGGCCCCCTGTTACGGCACGGCGCCGCTGCGACCACCGGCAACGTTTATGAACCTTTCCTGGGGCTGACGCCGGTGCTGGACATTCTTTATGATCGGCTCATCAACGGCATGACGTTCGCCGAGAGCGTGTATGCCTCGCTGGTGGGCATCT is drawn from Verrucomicrobiota bacterium and contains these coding sequences:
- a CDS encoding TIGR03790 family protein; this encodes MLRWRKSCRTTFNSLTTGCAWNWGEMTLVLLRRLLLSALALGAALPQAADADESLAKAVVVVYNETAPESKRLAEYYARRRGIDPSHLVGLACSQDEEIDRDAYDQQLAEPLRRTFERNHWWEVRTGADGQKQVTANSIRFVALIRGIPLKIRFRAIYPGDHPDPDTPYGMKNEAAVDSELAGLGLFSRQISGLLRNPYFRSFKPITDPETDPGLMLVARLDGPAPADVTRMIDDAIAAEKNGLWGWTVIDERAIQDPAYKPGDDWLEGIVEEAGRLGHPVLVDRQPGLIPSGFPLNNVVLYFGWYSGQADGALADPGFRFQPGAIAVHIHSFSGASVQTADRFWVGPLLRHGAAATTGNVYEPFLGLTPVLDILYDRLINGMTFAESVYASLVGISWMTTVDGDPLYRPFAENATASGARSNNPWQLYQSLVLRTQGQPDRLAGLLLQQGPKEPLSYEFAGLILERARQDDEALQAFLKARRSGRSRDDRLRALLEALSLLRRQGRTEEATRLIRREGNEFRDEPSRHLLETYGM